gataCTCCACATTTGATGCAATAAAAacacatcagcattttataCTACTCTTGTATATTTCCATAGATTTTTTTACGCAATATATACAATTCCAAAATTTGcctaaatttcattttgacaattaaatatactatctattatgtaaaaaaataataaaaataaagcaggCCTTCATAtgttttaactaaaaaaaacattattatgTGTATGAGTGTGATAAGGTAATAATATATACTGCACATAATAAAGCCCAAATTATatgttactatttttattacattcgAAGCCCAACATACTAAAAGCCCAAAATGGATTAGcgtgttactccctccgtccgcgaatagcaGTCCCATTcgttttaccatttatggaaccgggacgagttttaataaatgttgaaaaaagtgggtggaaaaaagttagtggaatatggatctcacttatttatattagttttaaatgatatgtgagtagaatgagttggtggaatgtaggtctctttaccatttatggtaattatgaaccgagactcttattcgcggatggaccaaaatgaaaaaacgggactcctattcgcggacggaggaagtattccTGATCCAGAGTTTCGCAAAATTGTTTaggattttttatttccataattATTTAGTGTCCTATTCTTGATTAATTTGCATAATTGTGCAATGTCTCTTCTTCGCATTCCAACTTCGGGACTAGAGCAACCACAGTTCTTGCCTTGGTTTGAGAAATTTAAGAGATTCTTGGGTCGCctttgataaatttgaattcgCGTTGAGATGTATTATTGTATAGGGTTTCATTACTTTtgttgatttacgttgattttACTCTTTGATTtaagttgtttttatttgttgtatcaaaattgttaacttttaatagagttatttttattaatgttgtgtttagtttttttcttttcttattgtCTTTAATAGCCACATGGAATTAATGAGATGAAGTATGAGTGCTACTACTAATTGGAGTGAAACAGAGTAATCTACTGAAGCTACGTTATTAGTCaccaaaatcatttttctgcaacacacacaaaaaaaatactattagtGTGAAAATCATAAGACAAGGTGTAGCCCTGCTTAGTAAAAGGGCTAATTCACATACACCTAGTAAAGCACGTGTAAATCCAAAGCCATGCAATTCCATCTTTCAGCCCTTTCTTCCATGCGTAGCTTACAACATGTACTTACCAAATCTTTCAGCCCTTTCTTCCTTAAATAATTTGGAGTAGTACATTTATTGTTGGCGAGAACGTTTGGAATCGATTGAGCAACAAGtgaaatcaagaacaaaatctaaaatggAAGGAAGAGGAATCTTGTTTTATTGAGAGATACAGAGACAATCAAAAATTGGGAATGAAAACCCTTGTTCTAAAGATCAGCTTAGCgagaaagggaaaaacaaTGAACGGCCGAGATCTAATCCATCTTACTTAAAGGATCTAACGGTGACAACTAATCCTTACACTTCAGCTATAAAACGTAGTCAGGCTCATGCGACTTCTCTCTGCTTCGAGTCAGCCCCAAAACTCTGGCTCAACACTTAGCACCAACCAGCAACCGCCAAGatcacatttatatatatagattttgaATACAGAACCCGAATTAACATCAGATGTGAACGTGAATGTGAATGATATTATCTGCTATTTAGCAATGTGAATGTGAATAATATTTTCTGCTATTTAGCAATGTGAATAATcactattttcaaatttaaaaacgTGAATAATCCATTTTGGTGATGTTTAttaccaaacaaaaattacactattttaaccaattaagtataatttaattaataagatgtttctTCTACCGATGAAGCATAACTTAGATCATACAACATTTTTTCGCATCAAAGTTCGAGTCATGGAGAAATTTTAGAAGAATtgtatattttccttttaaggAAAAGTTGCATAGTAAATGTCATCTCTGTAttagtttcaactttcaagtaCAGATTTGTAgcatacataaaaaatattaatagtagACATTATTAATACTTCCAACCAATGTTTTACAAATCGGATTGGTGAACGAAGCGGAGAAGCTACTTGTTCACGGTTCAATCAGTCCAACCGGTTTAATCACTGGTCGAACTGTtatactattttaaatataaaatatattaaatttacatatgactaattgtatattaaaaaacGTTAAccttatatataattagttgtaagtaaaaatattagaatttcataaataataaaattggttagataaataaaattaaatttataaatgattaGTTATACAGAGTCAATATTAAAAACTATTAAACTCTGTATAATTATAAACTCCTATATTGTAAAGTGATTGtaaaagtataattaaaatataagaaatatagaattaaaatgaattattagtttggtggaaaaaaattgatttaatatataataataattaatgctcacaatattttaaaataataatacggAGTGAAGTGGAAAAGgagttgatattatgtgttcaAGTCCaagcaaaattcaaaaatcggtttattttccataaatagcagaaattttgaaacaatattttaaaaaatgaaaaaaaaaactcaaaaatcgGTTTATTTTCCATGAATAGCAGAGtatgagaaaatgaagaagaaataatatatctTCTAAATTAAGCCCATTTAAATCGTCCATTCCTCAGTAAACGgctgtgaattatttgtttttgtcaaTTTCTCCCAATCTGGAGATCTGCAGTTTTGAGATGGTTATCCGGAATCGAAAAATCAATGCTTGTGCAGCTGGGAGATTCAACAACCCAATTGATCGATACCAATCTTTATCAATCAAAGAATGCCTCTCCAAACCCTCCCAATATTTCTTCGCATCTAAACAATTGAGCTTCCTTCTTAAAAATGCCTACTCTAAGTTCCCCAAAAATCTTCAATCGCTCATTTTTCAGGATACAATTTTCGCTTTCCGCCTTCTCCCCGAGTAAGCCTAAATATGGGGGGAATAGATTTTGTGATATTTAGGTTTATGAATTgtgcatttttttgttttatttggattatttattgattgaaaaTCCAGGATGCAGACGCAGTCAGCAATTTCAGCTGCTAATTCTCTTCTGCAAAGTGCGGAATTTGCTTTGCCGAGGCAAAAGAGAGCATTGGCTGTCACGGAACACAAGCATGCAGTTGTTGCAAGTAAGAGAAAATCCAAGACAAATAAAGAAGAAGGTGCTTTTTCACTTTACTTCGACTTATTTGGGATAAATGCTTTGTTGCTGTTTGCACTGTATTGTAAATTGTGATCTTGTTTTTGGTGTGGAAATTAATTCCTTTTTGGTTAATGATTTTAAAAGAATGATCTAGGGTTGTGAATTAATTACTTCAATCTTTAGGTTGAACTGATCGATGTATGTGTAGATACACTGTTGAGTTTGATCCATTGATCCCTCTCTAGGCATTAGAATGCAGTAATCGTGTGCACTTCGAGTCGAAAGgcataaattcatttatttgatcCTAAGGCCTCCTCACTTGATGCACTAGCTTAGTTTTGGCCTTCTCGTAAAATATTAACCTGTGATTTGTTTCACGTATTGGGCCAAGAGAAGAGTTAACCTTTAATGTAGCTACTGTGCAACATTCTTGATTGTAGCGTTACGGTATAATGGGCATCAACTATCAGTCCTTTGTTTGTATGGTTTTCCGTTTTCCAGATTGTATTTGAGTTGTCTCCTTGTGTTCCAGTTATAGATCAGCTTCCTCAGGATGTTCTTGTACACATATTTGGCTTCTTAGATGTGAAATCTCTACTTTCTGCTTCTGCAGTCTGCCGGTACTTCCTTTACTCATCACTCAAGGTGTTTTTTATGTTCGTCTTTTACCCTCATCACGATGGTCATGCATGTTGGAAGTGGCTTCTCATATGAGGGTCAATTTACAGGTCATGGAATGGTGCTGCTGGTGACAACTGTCTATGGAAATTGTTGTATGACACTTACTTTAGCAATTGTGAGAATATTGTGAAGAACAAGGGACTTGAAACAGTTGGAACGAGTAAAAATGAGATGCGTCAGATTGAAAGCATTACATCATTTGGTGTTAACTATAGATTTGCATTTGAAGCGGCCTATAAAGGTATGTGATTCCTTGGTCTGTTTTGGTCCTTTTGACAATAGTTGCATGGGAAGCaagttcataatattaattacaaaGGGTGGCAACCAACGATAGTGACTGACTCTACTGATAAAAGTATCCGATTAGAtgaagattttaaaaatatccagAGGTCCTTGAGAAGATTAATCTAACAAAAAACAATGAATTAGACAGAAAACGTGAACATTGTCGATCCAATTCAAATGCTTTTACTACTAAATATTCGACTCCAAGTACTGTAAGAATTGAATATATTTCCATGAGATTCAATCGTGAACATGACCGGTATCTATCAATAGaagtttttcttttcctttcgTACATGTGGAAATTGTCCTACATGGGAATTTCAGTCTTGTTGTTTTGGTATGTGCACCAACCCACACATGCCTCTGTGTGTTTATATGGATTGTTCGTGGTCCTATTTCAATGTAACGATGTCTTATCCATTTATATCGCATTCTAATactgaactttttttttatttatttcagatGAAAAACTGGGATGTTGTACAGGATACTGTTCAAGTTGCCATTCAATCGTGTGGCTTAATCGCAACAGATGTTCCAATCAGACCGGTAGAAGAAATGAAGTAGAGCACCAAATCATGCCTATATCTATAGAAAAGGTGACTTCAAAAACACTCTCTATTCCAAATTCTAACTTCAGTTGAGCTATTTTGTTTCTTCACATGCTTCACTCTTTCATCTTCTAACTTCAACTTTTGTCACAAAACCAAATCTAACTAAATGTTTTTATGGGAATCTCAGATTGATGACTTCATTTTAAATGGCTTTGTGTCATCTGAGTCTTCCTCAGATAGTGACAGTGATACCGATGATGAGTTTGCCTTGAGGCTATGGGCCTATCCTAGACAATATTAGCTGATAAACACCATGTTATGAAATGTTGTAAATTGTGTTTTTAGGTTTTTGGAGAGGCCAGCATCTCATTCAATGGTATTTTTCGCATTGTCTGGGTTAAGGGTTAATTTATCACAGGAGA
The genomic region above belongs to Salvia hispanica cultivar TCC Black 2014 chromosome 3, UniMelb_Shisp_WGS_1.0, whole genome shotgun sequence and contains:
- the LOC125214056 gene encoding F-box protein At5g52880 isoform X2 — protein: MVIRNRKINACAAGRFNNPIDRYQSLSIKECLSKPSQYFFASKQLSFLLKNAYSKFPKNLQSLIFQDTIFAFRLLPEMQTQSAISAANSLLQSAEFALPRQKRALAVTEHKHAVVASKRKSKTNKEEDQLPQDVLVHIFGFLDVKSLLSASAVCRSWNGAAGDNCLWKLLYDTYFSNCENIVKNKGLETVGTSKNEMRQIESITSFGVNYRFAFEAAYKDEKLGCCTGYCSSCHSIVWLNRNRCSNQTGRRNEVEHQIMPISIEKIDDFILNGFVSSESSSDSDSDTDDEFALRLWAYPRQY
- the LOC125214056 gene encoding F-box protein At5g52880 isoform X1; the protein is MVIRNRKINACAAGRFNNPIDRYQSLSIKECLSKPSQYFFASKQLSFLLKNAYSKFPKNLQSLIFQDTIFAFRLLPEMQTQSAISAANSLLQSAEFALPRQKRALAVTEHKHAVVASKRKSKTNKEEVIDQLPQDVLVHIFGFLDVKSLLSASAVCRSWNGAAGDNCLWKLLYDTYFSNCENIVKNKGLETVGTSKNEMRQIESITSFGVNYRFAFEAAYKDEKLGCCTGYCSSCHSIVWLNRNRCSNQTGRRNEVEHQIMPISIEKIDDFILNGFVSSESSSDSDSDTDDEFALRLWAYPRQY
- the LOC125214056 gene encoding F-box protein At5g52880 isoform X3, with amino-acid sequence MVIRNRKINACAAGRFNNPIDRYQSLSIKECLSKPSQYFFASKQLSFLLKNAYSKFPKNLQSLIFQDTIFAFRLLPEMQTQSAISAANSLLQSAEFALPRQKRALAVTEHKHAVVAIIDQLPQDVLVHIFGFLDVKSLLSASAVCRSWNGAAGDNCLWKLLYDTYFSNCENIVKNKGLETVGTSKNEMRQIESITSFGVNYRFAFEAAYKDEKLGCCTGYCSSCHSIVWLNRNRCSNQTGRRNEVEHQIMPISIEKIDDFILNGFVSSESSSDSDSDTDDEFALRLWAYPRQY
- the LOC125214056 gene encoding F-box protein At5g52880 isoform X4, with protein sequence MPTLSSPKIFNRSFFRIQFSLSAFSPRCRRSQQFQLLILFCKVRNLLCRGKREHWLSRNTSMQLLQVRENPRQIKKKIVFELSPCVPVIDQLPQDVLVHIFGFLDVKSLLSASAVCRSWNGAAGDNCLWKLLYDTYFSNCENIVKNKGLETVGTSKNEMRQIESITSFGVNYRFAFEAAYKDEKLGCCTGYCSSCHSIVWLNRNRCSNQTGRRNEVEHQIMPISIEKIDDFILNGFVSSESSSDSDSDTDDEFALRLWAYPRQY